One Burkholderia vietnamiensis LMG 10929 genomic window carries:
- a CDS encoding DUF4902 domain-containing protein has protein sequence MQKKWNDGYIRLTLPAFYALRFRQHMCQPDSELLHDLWGEGISAVNAGYYELVCTDTQPSASVGCAWYVAVGQPDVQVGRGDVSSNVMLLDTDGDDYGAQYSRALIQNWLCSGARQRALESAVVADH, from the coding sequence ATGCAAAAAAAATGGAACGATGGATACATACGATTGACTTTGCCCGCATTTTACGCGTTGCGTTTCCGTCAGCATATGTGTCAGCCCGATTCGGAACTGCTGCATGATCTTTGGGGCGAGGGGATCAGCGCCGTCAATGCCGGCTACTACGAGCTGGTCTGCACCGACACGCAGCCGAGCGCGAGCGTCGGCTGCGCGTGGTACGTGGCGGTGGGCCAGCCCGACGTGCAGGTCGGGCGAGGCGACGTCAGCAGCAACGTAATGCTTCTCGATACGGACGGCGACGATTATGGCGCGCAATACAGCCGGGCATTAATCCAGAACTGGCTATGTTCGGGGGCGCGGCAACGCG
- a CDS encoding helix-turn-helix transcriptional regulator, with translation MGKIDRKGNDMQAWREKYLNGFATAKSEADVFLEFSADVRALGFDHCSFGLRIPLPISKPQFMLQSNYPQTWVERYVSQNYFAVDPTVRHGLSRMSPLIWRADSQTQCVQFWEEADQHGLRHGWCMPSVSRTGAIGLITMVRSGEPIEERELAEKGYQMSWLANTANYAMSMHLLQRLVPEYTVELTVREREALQWSAAGKTYAEIGKIMHVDDRTVKFHLVNAMRKLNAANKTEAAVKATMLGLLF, from the coding sequence ATGGGTAAGATTGACCGAAAAGGTAATGATATGCAGGCTTGGAGAGAAAAGTATCTGAATGGATTCGCCACCGCAAAATCCGAGGCCGACGTGTTTCTGGAGTTTTCGGCGGATGTGCGGGCGCTCGGATTCGACCACTGTTCATTCGGTCTGCGCATACCGTTGCCGATCAGCAAGCCGCAGTTCATGCTGCAGTCCAACTATCCGCAGACGTGGGTCGAACGCTATGTGAGCCAGAACTATTTCGCCGTGGACCCGACGGTCCGGCACGGGTTGAGCCGGATGAGCCCGCTGATCTGGCGCGCCGACAGCCAGACGCAGTGCGTCCAGTTTTGGGAGGAGGCGGACCAACACGGCCTGCGGCACGGCTGGTGCATGCCGTCCGTCAGCCGCACCGGCGCGATCGGGCTCATCACGATGGTCCGGTCCGGCGAACCGATCGAGGAACGCGAGCTCGCGGAAAAGGGATACCAGATGTCATGGCTCGCCAACACGGCCAACTATGCGATGAGCATGCATCTGCTCCAGCGGCTCGTGCCCGAATACACCGTCGAGCTGACCGTACGCGAGCGCGAGGCGCTGCAATGGTCCGCTGCGGGGAAAACCTACGCGGAGATCGGCAAGATCATGCATGTCGACGACCGCACCGTCAAATTCCACCTCGTCAATGCGATGCGCAAGCTGAACGCGGCCAACAAGACCGAAGCCGCGGTCAAGGCCACCATGCTAGGGCTTTTGTTCTGA
- a CDS encoding MFS transporter, with protein sequence MTTQDVDTRTLRRVIAAASIGNFVEWFDFAAYGFLATILTREFFPSGDPTIGLLKTFAVFAVAFAFRPLGGLVFGVIGDRIGRKRTLALTILMMAGSTTLIGLLPTYASIGYWAPLLLTIIRCVQGFSAGGEYAGACAYVMEHAPRRRRAFFGSFVPVSTFSSFACAAVVAYLLESSLSSQAMIDWGWRVPFLIAAPVGLIGVYLRVNLNETPAFQALEGKHDVAHAPLMETLRSQSWNILKLGAFVSVTALSFYTFTTYFSTYLQVAGHLSRGTSLLVTVLALFFAAALCPVAGFFSDLVGRRATIATTGLFIIVSVYPAFSLGGSGVLSQSLLGVALLAIGAVFSGVVTAPLMSEVFATKTRYTASAITYNLAYTIFGGTAPLVATWLISATGTNLSPAYYLIAVAIFAMIGGLALPETSKTALEDAGPATGRAARNAERSVEGAV encoded by the coding sequence ATGACCACCCAGGACGTCGATACCCGCACGCTACGGCGTGTGATCGCCGCAGCGTCGATCGGCAATTTCGTCGAATGGTTCGATTTCGCCGCCTACGGCTTCCTCGCGACGATCCTGACGCGCGAGTTTTTCCCGAGCGGCGATCCGACGATCGGGCTGCTGAAGACGTTCGCCGTGTTTGCGGTGGCGTTCGCGTTCCGTCCGCTCGGCGGCCTGGTGTTCGGCGTGATCGGCGACCGGATCGGCCGCAAGCGCACGCTCGCGCTGACGATCCTGATGATGGCCGGGTCGACGACGCTGATCGGCCTGCTGCCCACTTACGCGAGCATCGGCTACTGGGCGCCGCTGCTGCTCACGATCATTCGCTGCGTGCAGGGCTTTTCGGCCGGCGGCGAATATGCGGGTGCCTGCGCGTACGTGATGGAACACGCGCCGCGCCGCCGCCGCGCGTTCTTCGGCAGCTTCGTGCCGGTCTCGACGTTCTCGTCGTTCGCGTGCGCGGCCGTGGTCGCGTATCTGCTCGAATCGTCGCTGTCGTCGCAGGCGATGATCGACTGGGGCTGGCGCGTGCCGTTCCTCATCGCGGCGCCGGTCGGGTTGATCGGCGTCTATCTGCGCGTGAACCTGAACGAAACGCCTGCGTTCCAGGCGCTCGAGGGCAAGCACGACGTCGCGCATGCGCCGCTGATGGAAACGCTGCGCTCGCAATCGTGGAACATCCTGAAGCTCGGTGCGTTCGTGTCGGTCACCGCGCTGTCGTTCTATACGTTCACGACGTACTTCTCGACCTACCTCCAGGTCGCCGGCCACCTGTCGCGCGGCACGTCGCTGCTCGTGACGGTGCTTGCGCTGTTCTTCGCCGCGGCACTGTGTCCGGTCGCCGGCTTCTTCTCCGACCTCGTCGGCCGCCGCGCGACGATCGCGACCACCGGCCTGTTCATCATCGTGTCGGTGTATCCGGCGTTCTCGCTCGGCGGCTCGGGCGTGTTGTCGCAATCGCTGCTCGGCGTCGCTCTGCTGGCGATCGGCGCGGTGTTCTCCGGCGTGGTGACGGCACCGCTGATGTCCGAAGTGTTCGCGACGAAGACCCGCTATACGGCCTCCGCGATCACCTACAACCTCGCCTACACGATCTTCGGCGGCACCGCGCCGCTCGTCGCGACGTGGCTGATCTCCGCGACCGGCACCAACCTGTCGCCCGCGTACTACCTGATCGCCGTGGCGATCTTCGCGATGATCGGCGGGCTGGCGCTGCCGGAAACGTCGAAGACGGCGCTCGAGGACGCCGGCCCGGCGACGGGCCGAGCGGCCCGCAACGCGGAGCGCAGCGTCGAAGGCGCCGTGTGA
- a CDS encoding PAS and helix-turn-helix domain-containing protein: MPTITDTMSSLDYEDLFRHLPVAAIVAKERIMVECNEKALQLFRATRDDIIDQSFAKLYPQQKDFATTGRRLAPLLAKHAGFSDDRIMRRVDGSHFWVTVRGFGYNPKRPFELAVWTFTDLSENSKHPDVTGTLTDRERDVAALLVHGLTSKEIGKELSISPRTVDIHRASLLRKYEVRTTHDLIACLLA, from the coding sequence ATGCCGACCATCACCGACACGATGTCCAGCCTCGACTACGAAGATCTCTTCAGGCACCTGCCCGTCGCGGCGATCGTGGCGAAAGAGCGGATCATGGTCGAGTGCAACGAGAAGGCGCTGCAGCTGTTCAGGGCGACCCGCGACGACATCATCGACCAGTCGTTCGCGAAGCTCTATCCGCAACAGAAGGACTTCGCGACGACCGGCCGCCGCCTAGCGCCGCTGCTCGCGAAGCATGCCGGCTTCAGCGACGACCGCATCATGCGGCGGGTCGACGGCAGTCATTTCTGGGTCACCGTCCGCGGCTTCGGATACAACCCGAAGCGGCCGTTCGAGCTGGCCGTGTGGACCTTCACCGATCTGTCGGAAAACTCCAAGCATCCCGATGTCACCGGCACGCTGACCGATCGCGAGCGCGACGTCGCCGCGCTGCTGGTGCATGGCCTGACGAGCAAGGAAATCGGCAAGGAGTTGAGCATCAGCCCGCGCACCGTCGATATTCATCGTGCGAGTTTGTTGAGGAAGTATGAGGTGCGCACGACGCATGACCTGATTGCGTGCTTGCTGGCTTGA